The following coding sequences are from one Bombus affinis isolate iyBomAffi1 unplaced genomic scaffold, iyBomAffi1.2 ctg00000422.1, whole genome shotgun sequence window:
- the LOC126927998 gene encoding A disintegrin and metalloproteinase with thrombospondin motifs 3-like: MDPSLESNMILVIVRMILYAEKRDVMVRRGDARRSLENVNKWNRKMLSSKGVNLDVAVWLTRLDIGGPSGYAPVSGVCDPARSCALNRDEGLTSAFIIAHEVAHMCECRECHDQPFTCSWRAFYWQRWDAT, encoded by the exons atggacccatcgctcgaatccaacatgattctagtgatcgtacgaatgattttatacgcggaaaaacgagacgttatg gtccgccgtggcgatgccagacgatctctcgagaacgtgaacaaatggaacagaaagatgctgtcctcgaagggcgTAAATctcgatgttgctgtatggttgacgcggttagatataggaggtccttccggttacgcacctgtgtcaggagtatgcgatcccgcgagatcgtgcgcgttaaatcgagacgaaggcttgaccagcgcctttatcatcgctcacgaagtagcacacat gtgtgaatgccgcgagtgtcatgaccaacctttcacgtgctcttggcgcgccttctactggcaaagatgggacgctacttga